In a single window of the Halobaculum lipolyticum genome:
- a CDS encoding alpha/beta hydrolase — protein sequence MTDVLVPGGRDVRASLDTADPDGESADACVVACPPHPQHRGHRGDERLRAVSDVLTAGGVDCLRFDYGDWDEGYGERADARNAVAWARARYDRVGLFGFSFGGCVALLVGSEGEVDAVSALAPTARLASDLDAVASMADIDCPAQVVYATRDDTADWEPVVERARELGVETVEFSADHFFVGQSGKVGDAVGEWLLGVL from the coding sequence GTGACCGACGTCCTCGTTCCCGGCGGCCGCGATGTCCGCGCCTCGCTCGATACCGCCGACCCCGACGGCGAGTCCGCGGACGCCTGCGTCGTCGCGTGCCCGCCCCACCCCCAGCACCGCGGCCACCGCGGCGACGAACGCCTCCGCGCCGTCTCCGACGTCCTCACCGCGGGCGGCGTCGACTGCCTCCGCTTCGACTACGGCGACTGGGACGAGGGGTACGGCGAGCGTGCCGACGCGCGCAACGCCGTCGCGTGGGCGCGAGCGCGGTACGACCGCGTCGGGCTGTTCGGCTTCAGCTTCGGCGGCTGTGTGGCGCTGCTGGTGGGGAGCGAGGGCGAGGTGGACGCCGTGAGTGCGCTCGCGCCCACCGCCCGGCTCGCGTCGGATCTCGACGCCGTCGCGTCGATGGCCGACATCGACTGTCCCGCGCAGGTGGTGTACGCGACCCGCGACGACACCGCCGACTGGGAGCCGGTCGTCGAGCGTGCGCGGGAGTTGGGGGTCGAGACGGTGGAGTTCTCGGCGGACCACTTCTTCGTCGGGCAGTCGGGGAAAGTCGGCGACGCGGTCGGGGAGTGGCTACTCGGCGTGCTGTGA
- a CDS encoding PspA/IM30 family protein: protein MGILSRTSYVIRSKINAILNRAEDPTETLDYSYEQMRDELQQVKQGIADLTTQKKRLEIQKRRLEENVQKHNEQAREAVQQDREDLARKALEKKKSKMNQIEDLETQIAELQNTQDQLVDKKDELQGRIEEFKTKKETMKARYEAAEASTRVSEAMSGVGDEMADVSRAIENAESRTEEMEARSMAMDELADTGAFDEALSGDDSIDRELEAGRTDREVDAELETLRAELGKAPAEPEADADTDVEATDADAEAEVDTEDVPDEEVEAELEELQQEESDGSK, encoded by the coding sequence ATGGGAATCCTCTCTCGCACCTCCTACGTCATCCGCTCGAAGATCAACGCGATCCTCAACCGGGCGGAGGACCCGACGGAGACGCTGGACTACAGCTACGAGCAGATGCGCGACGAGCTCCAGCAGGTGAAGCAGGGTATCGCGGACCTCACCACCCAGAAGAAACGCCTGGAGATCCAGAAGCGCCGGCTGGAGGAGAACGTCCAGAAGCACAACGAGCAGGCGCGCGAGGCCGTCCAGCAGGACCGCGAGGACTTGGCGCGCAAGGCGCTGGAGAAGAAGAAGTCGAAGATGAACCAGATCGAGGACCTGGAGACCCAGATCGCCGAACTCCAGAACACCCAGGACCAACTGGTCGACAAGAAGGACGAGCTCCAGGGCCGCATCGAGGAGTTCAAGACGAAGAAGGAGACGATGAAGGCGCGCTACGAGGCCGCGGAGGCGTCCACCCGCGTGTCGGAGGCGATGTCGGGCGTCGGCGACGAGATGGCGGACGTGAGCCGCGCCATCGAGAACGCGGAGTCGCGCACCGAGGAGATGGAGGCGCGCTCGATGGCGATGGACGAACTCGCCGACACCGGCGCGTTCGACGAGGCGCTGTCGGGCGACGACTCCATCGACCGCGAACTGGAGGCCGGCCGCACCGACCGCGAGGTCGACGCCGAACTGGAGACGCTGCGCGCGGAGCTGGGGAAAGCCCCGGCCGAACCGGAGGCCGACGCAGACACCGACGTCGAGGCGACGGACGCGGACGCGGAGGCGGAGGTCGACACCGAGGACGTTCCCGACGAGGAGGTCGAGGCGGAGTTGGAGGAACTCCAGCAGGAGGAGTCGGACGGCTCGAAGTAG
- a CDS encoding ferredoxin, translating into MSDLDADVQTASDYGGEGPPVEEKPYKIVFEANACFGAGKCAEVADNWEMDIASGMAKPKSYYVGEDELAENIRAAEVCPAKKDVGCIHVVDRRTDEELAPDPHGDGTLSVDW; encoded by the coding sequence ATGAGCGACCTCGATGCGGACGTACAGACCGCCAGCGACTACGGCGGCGAGGGACCGCCGGTGGAGGAGAAGCCGTACAAGATCGTCTTCGAGGCGAACGCCTGCTTCGGCGCGGGCAAGTGCGCCGAGGTGGCCGACAACTGGGAGATGGACATCGCCAGCGGGATGGCGAAGCCGAAGTCGTACTACGTCGGCGAGGACGAACTGGCGGAGAACATCCGCGCCGCCGAGGTGTGCCCCGCGAAGAAGGACGTCGGCTGCATCCACGTCGTCGACCGCCGGACGGACGAGGAACTGGCGCCGGACCCCCACGGCGACGGCACGCTGAGCGTCGACTGGTAG
- a CDS encoding LLM class flavin-dependent oxidoreductase encodes MSDGIHLNLFTMNSVEHVSPGSWTHPADRSAEYTDREYWTDVARTAERGGFAAVFFADVRGIYDVYGGDRETAIEKAVQTPSNDPGYLVPAMAEVTDSLGFAVTKSTTYTHPYQLAREFSTLDHLTDGRVAFNVVTSYLESAARNLGLDERMDKQTRYDRADEFMDVCYALWEQSWDDDAVVRDRESGVYTDPDGVHDVDHEGEFFDVPGPHGCEPSPQRSPVVFQAGSSDRGRDFAAANAEAVFCSQPTEGGVRDYMADLRERAAELGRDPDELAFFPGVVPVVAETEAAAEAKYERLLETVDVEATLALLSGFLDMDLSELDPDQRIEHIETDAIQGTMNAFTTSDPDREWTVREVAQFSGLGTTSPVVVGTPEQVVDELQHWYEDVGVDGFNVKEVLRTGSLDDVVDLVVPELRARDLLAEPEPGETLRERLLGGGPRLSASHPGRRRR; translated from the coding sequence ATGAGCGACGGCATCCACCTCAACCTCTTCACGATGAACTCCGTGGAGCACGTCTCCCCCGGGTCGTGGACCCACCCGGCGGACCGCTCCGCGGAGTACACCGACCGGGAGTACTGGACCGACGTGGCCCGCACCGCCGAGCGCGGCGGCTTCGCGGCGGTGTTCTTCGCGGACGTGCGCGGCATCTACGACGTGTACGGCGGCGACCGCGAGACGGCCATCGAGAAGGCGGTCCAGACGCCCTCCAACGACCCGGGGTACCTCGTGCCCGCGATGGCCGAGGTGACCGACTCGCTCGGGTTCGCGGTGACGAAGTCGACCACCTACACCCACCCGTACCAGCTCGCGCGGGAGTTCTCGACGCTCGACCACCTCACCGACGGCCGCGTCGCGTTCAACGTCGTTACCTCCTACCTCGAATCCGCGGCCCGGAACCTCGGGCTGGACGAGCGCATGGACAAACAGACCAGGTACGACCGCGCCGACGAGTTCATGGACGTCTGCTACGCGCTGTGGGAGCAGTCGTGGGACGACGACGCCGTCGTCCGCGACCGCGAGTCGGGCGTCTACACCGACCCCGATGGCGTCCACGACGTCGACCACGAGGGGGAGTTCTTCGACGTGCCCGGACCCCACGGCTGCGAGCCGTCGCCCCAGCGCTCGCCCGTCGTCTTCCAGGCCGGCTCCTCCGACCGCGGGCGCGACTTCGCCGCCGCCAACGCCGAGGCGGTGTTCTGCTCGCAGCCGACCGAGGGCGGCGTCCGCGACTACATGGCCGATCTGCGCGAGCGGGCCGCCGAACTCGGGCGCGACCCCGACGAGCTGGCGTTCTTCCCCGGCGTCGTCCCGGTCGTCGCCGAGACCGAGGCGGCCGCGGAGGCGAAGTACGAACGCCTGCTGGAGACCGTCGACGTGGAGGCGACGCTCGCGCTGCTGTCGGGCTTCCTCGACATGGACCTGTCCGAACTCGACCCCGACCAGCGGATCGAACACATCGAGACCGACGCCATCCAGGGGACGATGAACGCCTTCACCACCTCCGACCCCGACCGCGAGTGGACCGTCCGCGAGGTCGCGCAGTTCTCCGGACTGGGCACCACCTCGCCGGTCGTCGTCGGCACCCCGGAGCAGGTCGTCGACGAACTCCAGCACTGGTACGAGGACGTCGGCGTCGACGGCTTCAACGTGAAGGAGGTGCTCCGCACGGGGAGCCTCGACGACGTCGTCGACCTCGTCGTCCCCGAGTTGCGCGCGCGAGACCTGCTCGCGGAACCGGAGCCGGGCGAGACGCTCCGCGAACGACTGCTCGGCGGCGGACCGCGCCTGTCCGCGTCGCATCCCGGACGGCGGCGACGTTAA
- a CDS encoding DUF1611 domain-containing protein: MTDRVAVLAHEMFPDRSKTANGVIRYADYEVAAVLDRDRAGERVADHLPGVADAPVVSSFADVPGEVDALVIGIAPIGGGFDESWRPDVRAAIEAGCDVISGLHYFLNDDEEFADLAADHGVDLWDVREPRDDLGVAQGRSADVDADVVLTVGTDCSVGKMTATMEIVDAAREAGIDACAVPTGQTGIVIEGWGNPIDRVVSDFTAGAVEEMILEKGDEHDLLVVEGQGSIIHPAYSAVTCGILHGAMADKLVLCHAAGREAIHGYEDTAIPPVEEYVDLYESLAAPVHEAEVVAGALNTVDVDDDAAAREAVAAFADAVDAPATDLIRFGADEVVEAIRE; this comes from the coding sequence ATGACCGATCGCGTCGCCGTCCTCGCCCACGAGATGTTCCCGGACCGCTCGAAGACCGCCAACGGGGTGATCCGCTACGCCGACTACGAGGTCGCGGCCGTCCTCGACCGCGACCGCGCGGGCGAGCGCGTCGCCGACCACCTCCCGGGCGTCGCCGACGCGCCCGTCGTCTCCTCGTTCGCGGACGTGCCCGGCGAGGTGGACGCGCTGGTCATCGGCATCGCGCCCATCGGCGGCGGCTTCGACGAGTCGTGGCGCCCCGACGTGCGCGCGGCCATCGAGGCCGGCTGCGACGTGATCTCGGGACTCCACTACTTCCTCAACGACGACGAGGAGTTCGCCGACCTCGCGGCCGACCACGGCGTCGACCTGTGGGACGTCCGGGAGCCACGCGACGACCTCGGCGTCGCGCAGGGCCGCTCGGCCGACGTGGACGCCGACGTCGTGTTGACGGTGGGCACCGACTGCTCGGTCGGGAAGATGACCGCGACGATGGAGATCGTCGACGCCGCCCGCGAGGCCGGCATCGACGCCTGCGCCGTCCCCACCGGCCAGACCGGGATCGTGATCGAGGGGTGGGGCAACCCGATCGACCGCGTCGTCTCCGACTTCACCGCCGGCGCCGTCGAGGAGATGATCCTCGAGAAGGGCGACGAGCACGACCTGCTCGTCGTCGAGGGACAGGGGAGCATCATCCACCCCGCCTACTCCGCCGTCACCTGCGGCATCCTCCACGGCGCGATGGCGGACAAGCTGGTGTTGTGTCACGCCGCCGGCCGCGAAGCGATCCACGGGTACGAGGACACCGCCATCCCGCCCGTCGAGGAGTACGTCGACCTGTACGAGTCGTTGGCGGCACCCGTCCACGAAGCGGAGGTCGTCGCCGGCGCGCTCAACACCGTCGACGTCGACGACGACGCGGCCGCCCGCGAGGCCGTCGCGGCGTTCGCCGACGCCGTCGACGCGCCCGCGACGGACCTCATCCGCTTCGGCGCCGACGAGGTCGTGGAGGCGATCCGCGAATGA
- a CDS encoding dipeptide epimerase, translating to MTPALTTSFERVSMPLEHEFTISRGSTSAAENVIVRIEDEGGMVGVGAAAPSSHYGETAGTVEAVLPALLAEVEAVGDPHALAEIESRMGHVVSDNPAARCAVSIALHDLAAKRLGVPLYRLWGLDPADTPTSSFTIGIDDTDAMREKTAAAVDAGYSTLKLKLGTDRDREVVETVREEAPDATLRVDANEAWTPRETARKSEWLADLGVEFVEQPLPAEDPAGLKDAYERSVLPIAADESCVTLADIPQIADRCDIANLKLMKCGGLLEAKRMVHTARAHGLEVMLGCMVESNAAIAAGWHLGPLLDYADLDGSLLLADDADPFDGVPMPEGRIELAGVERNGTGAVERGEGER from the coding sequence ATGACGCCCGCCCTCACGACCTCGTTCGAGCGCGTCTCGATGCCGCTGGAACACGAGTTCACCATCTCCCGGGGGTCCACGAGCGCCGCCGAGAACGTGATCGTCCGCATCGAGGACGAGGGCGGCATGGTCGGCGTCGGCGCCGCGGCGCCGTCCAGCCACTACGGCGAGACGGCCGGTACCGTCGAAGCGGTCCTCCCGGCCCTGCTCGCGGAAGTCGAGGCGGTCGGCGACCCGCACGCGCTCGCCGAGATCGAATCGCGGATGGGCCACGTCGTCTCGGACAACCCCGCCGCCCGGTGCGCGGTGAGCATCGCCCTCCACGATCTGGCGGCCAAGCGTCTCGGGGTGCCGCTGTATCGCCTCTGGGGACTCGACCCCGCCGACACGCCGACCTCGTCGTTCACGATCGGTATCGACGACACCGACGCGATGCGCGAGAAGACCGCCGCCGCCGTCGACGCGGGCTACTCGACGCTGAAGCTGAAACTCGGCACCGACCGCGACCGCGAGGTCGTCGAGACCGTCCGCGAGGAGGCGCCCGACGCGACGCTGCGCGTCGACGCCAACGAGGCGTGGACGCCCCGCGAGACCGCCCGCAAGAGCGAGTGGCTCGCGGACCTGGGCGTCGAGTTCGTCGAACAGCCGCTCCCCGCCGAGGACCCCGCGGGGCTGAAGGACGCCTACGAGCGCTCCGTGCTCCCCATCGCGGCCGACGAGTCGTGCGTCACGCTCGCCGACATCCCACAGATCGCCGACCGCTGCGACATCGCGAACCTGAAGCTGATGAAGTGCGGCGGCCTGCTGGAGGCGAAACGGATGGTCCACACCGCCCGTGCGCACGGGCTGGAGGTGATGCTCGGCTGTATGGTGGAGTCGAACGCGGCCATCGCCGCCGGCTGGCACCTCGGCCCGCTGCTCGACTACGCGGATCTGGACGGGAGTCTCCTCCTCGCCGACGACGCCGACCCGTTCGACGGCGTCCCGATGCCGGAGGGCCGGATCGAACTGGCGGGCGTCGAGCGGAACGGGACGGGCGCGGTCGAGCGGGGCGAGGGCGAGCGGTAG
- a CDS encoding class I SAM-dependent methyltransferase: MARYRDENRRLWDEWSDTFQSYWNANTADGELPPAPSPFDTDRAGGMAPDPLEAVAGADYVELGCGGGQGSVGTARLGADSVVGVDFSGEQLRHARQLRDFYGVDARFVQGDVTDLPLPDDAFDLASSEAAFQMVPDLDRALAEAHRVLRDGGVFVLSLPHPLYEALDAETRTLEGNYLDAGPREVTVDDGYESTLVLFDRTVADLSNALRNAGFEVNRMLEHVTDPVADADPADSDRPDVLWEVPRSVRFRAVAR; encoded by the coding sequence GTGGCGCGCTATCGAGACGAGAACCGCCGGCTGTGGGACGAGTGGAGCGACACCTTCCAGTCGTACTGGAACGCGAACACCGCCGACGGTGAGCTGCCGCCCGCGCCCTCCCCGTTCGACACCGACCGGGCGGGCGGGATGGCGCCGGACCCGCTCGAGGCGGTCGCGGGCGCCGACTACGTCGAACTCGGCTGCGGCGGCGGACAGGGGAGCGTCGGCACCGCCCGACTGGGCGCCGACAGCGTCGTCGGCGTCGACTTCTCCGGCGAACAGCTCCGGCACGCGCGACAGCTCCGGGACTTCTACGGCGTCGACGCGCGGTTCGTCCAGGGCGACGTGACCGACCTCCCCCTGCCCGACGACGCGTTCGATCTGGCCTCCTCGGAGGCGGCGTTCCAGATGGTGCCGGATCTGGACCGCGCGCTCGCGGAGGCCCACCGGGTCCTCCGCGACGGCGGCGTGTTCGTGCTCAGCCTCCCGCACCCGCTGTACGAGGCGCTCGACGCGGAGACGCGGACGCTGGAGGGGAACTACCTCGACGCGGGACCGCGCGAGGTGACCGTCGACGACGGGTACGAGTCGACGCTGGTGCTGTTCGACCGCACGGTCGCGGACCTGTCCAACGCCCTCCGGAACGCCGGGTTCGAGGTGAACCGGATGCTGGAACACGTGACCGACCCGGTCGCGGACGCCGACCCGGCCGACAGCGACCGCCCGGACGTGCTGTGGGAAGTCCCCCGGAGCGTGCGGTTCCGGGCCGTCGCGCGGTAG
- the ahbB gene encoding siroheme decarboxylase subunit beta: MGRAEREEAEEVGDADGTDDGSARSDDWRAGLDAVDARLVDDFQSGFPVAERPFRLVGERLGVGEAEALERVERLRERGVFRRFGAVLNPPVIGSSTLAAVSAPDDRFDEVAEVINGYRQVNHNYRRDHEWNMWFVVTAGTRETRDRILAEIEERTGCEVLNLPMLTDYYIDLEFPVWNDDAFARESLEATEAGATRISEDATGGLSALERDLLVEIQDGFPLTATPYRDVADAVGADVDDVLAAVERLLADGCIKRVGCVVNHIVTGFHNNCMVVWDVPDDRLDELGEHVGELPYVTLCYHRPRRPEQGWEYNLFTMVHGREADAVDAKIDELAAEHLPFDHERLYSTATLKQTGAQYEELVGDDA; this comes from the coding sequence ATGGGTAGGGCCGAACGCGAGGAGGCCGAGGAGGTCGGCGACGCCGACGGCACCGACGACGGGAGCGCCCGGAGCGACGACTGGCGCGCCGGACTCGACGCCGTGGACGCGCGGCTCGTCGACGACTTCCAGAGCGGGTTCCCGGTCGCCGAGCGCCCCTTCCGGCTCGTCGGCGAGCGGCTGGGGGTCGGCGAGGCGGAGGCGCTGGAGCGGGTCGAACGCCTGCGCGAGCGCGGCGTGTTCCGGCGGTTCGGCGCGGTGCTCAACCCGCCCGTCATCGGCTCCTCGACGCTGGCGGCGGTGTCGGCGCCCGACGACCGGTTCGACGAGGTGGCCGAGGTGATCAACGGCTACCGGCAGGTGAACCACAACTACCGGCGCGACCACGAGTGGAACATGTGGTTCGTCGTGACCGCGGGCACCCGCGAGACGCGCGACCGGATCCTCGCGGAGATCGAGGAACGCACCGGCTGTGAGGTGCTGAACCTCCCGATGCTCACGGACTACTACATCGATCTGGAGTTCCCCGTCTGGAACGACGACGCGTTCGCGCGCGAGTCGCTGGAGGCGACGGAGGCGGGCGCGACGCGCATCTCCGAGGACGCGACGGGCGGACTCTCCGCGCTGGAGCGCGACCTGCTCGTCGAGATCCAGGACGGGTTCCCCCTCACGGCGACGCCGTACCGCGACGTCGCCGACGCCGTCGGCGCCGACGTCGACGACGTGCTCGCGGCCGTCGAGCGCCTGCTCGCCGACGGCTGCATCAAGCGCGTCGGCTGCGTCGTCAACCACATCGTCACCGGGTTCCACAACAACTGCATGGTCGTGTGGGACGTGCCCGACGACCGGCTGGACGAACTCGGGGAACACGTCGGCGAGTTGCCGTACGTGACGCTGTGTTACCACCGGCCGCGCCGTCCCGAGCAGGGCTGGGAGTACAACCTGTTCACGATGGTCCACGGCCGCGAGGCGGACGCGGTCGACGCGAAGATCGACGAGTTAGCGGCCGAGCACCTGCCGTTCGACCACGAGCGCCTCTACTCGACGGCGACGCTGAAACAGACGGGCGCACAGTACGAGGAGTTGGTCGGCGACGACGCGTAG
- a CDS encoding S49 family peptidase gives MASSRSGILRRLSSSYVVFVALGVVLGALVAPFAYDAATETGGTVAVVPLEGTLDGQSASDVAAMLSEARENPSVDAVVIVSNSGGGGAAASEELYLQARRTAAEKPLVASVDATAASGAYYAIVPADTIYAKPASVVGSVGVLATLPQELEPNDVVGTTGPNKLSGGDEREFLYVLESLHRAFVGAVLAQRGDALRLSRAELEQARVYSGGQAVEAGLVDRLGGREAAIREAADRAGLDTYDVRVLRPDNGTVRFVSRANYVASDAPDRELLPASYLLGDGTGGPVFLMLAPMYAAGEPTAVEAREVDVAPANGTAADDTAANGTAGESAPAGSDPAAIAGRPGPGDGVAAGPEVFDGAR, from the coding sequence GTGGCATCTTCACGCTCGGGGATCCTCCGGCGGCTGAGCAGTTCCTACGTCGTGTTCGTCGCCCTCGGCGTCGTGCTCGGGGCGCTCGTGGCGCCGTTCGCCTACGACGCCGCCACCGAGACCGGCGGCACGGTGGCGGTCGTCCCGCTGGAGGGGACGCTCGACGGCCAGTCGGCGTCGGACGTCGCCGCGATGCTCTCGGAGGCCCGGGAGAACCCCTCGGTCGACGCGGTGGTGATCGTCTCCAACAGCGGCGGCGGCGGCGCGGCCGCCAGCGAGGAACTGTACCTGCAGGCGAGGCGGACGGCCGCCGAGAAGCCGCTCGTCGCCAGCGTCGACGCGACCGCCGCCTCCGGCGCCTACTACGCCATCGTTCCGGCCGACACCATCTACGCCAAGCCCGCCAGCGTCGTGGGGAGCGTCGGCGTGCTCGCGACGCTGCCGCAGGAGCTCGAGCCGAACGACGTCGTCGGGACGACCGGGCCGAACAAGCTCTCGGGCGGCGACGAGCGGGAGTTCCTCTACGTGCTGGAGTCGCTCCACCGCGCGTTCGTCGGCGCGGTGTTGGCCCAGCGCGGCGACGCGCTCCGGCTGTCGCGCGCGGAGTTGGAACAGGCCCGCGTCTACTCGGGCGGGCAGGCCGTCGAGGCCGGACTGGTCGACCGGCTCGGCGGGCGCGAGGCGGCGATCCGCGAGGCGGCCGACCGCGCGGGACTCGACACCTACGACGTCCGGGTGCTGCGCCCGGACAACGGCACCGTCCGGTTCGTCTCCCGGGCGAACTACGTCGCCAGCGACGCGCCCGACCGCGAACTGCTCCCGGCGTCGTACCTCCTGGGCGACGGCACCGGCGGCCCGGTGTTCCTGATGCTGGCGCCGATGTACGCCGCGGGCGAGCCGACGGCCGTCGAAGCCCGCGAGGTCGACGTGGCGCCCGCGAACGGGACGGCCGCCGACGACACGGCCGCGAACGGGACGGCGGGCGAGTCGGCGCCCGCCGGGAGCGACCCCGCAGCGATCGCCGGCCGCCCGGGACCGGGCGACGGGGTCGCCGCGGGACCGGAGGTGTTCGATGGCGCTCGGTGA
- a CDS encoding DUF4350 domain-containing protein, with amino-acid sequence MALGDRDPDRAGWGMRVAVLVAVAVATALVVGGIPGLLVGAGDRAAALNTTEYDPAELGTERIPANGTVAVGDGGDGTVVIDRSHTNRFSRTDIDPLYGALSRAGYDVAIHDRGDLAPALANASAVVVIDPAVEYDEADTDALAAFTEGGGRLLVLGEPNRVVVGGGLGGVTTSQRHSHLANLAAEFDLDFSTGYVYHQRAHDGYYKNPLAEPVGDAAGNGADVALYTAATVRSTGDGDPVLRMRPGGRLSGSDEVRPYPVAVRDGNVLAVGDASFVAPGRYNVGDNERFLSYVVAFLAGGERPDDPAGADAGRDGGDGTDGDGRDGTPTGSDSGTPGTTPTPAGTPSGTPEPTGTPEPTGTSEPAGTPEPTGTPSGPGTPGT; translated from the coding sequence ATGGCGCTCGGTGACCGCGACCCGGACCGGGCGGGGTGGGGCATGCGCGTCGCCGTCCTCGTGGCCGTCGCGGTCGCGACGGCGCTCGTGGTCGGCGGCATCCCCGGGCTGCTCGTCGGCGCCGGCGACCGGGCCGCCGCGTTGAACACCACCGAGTACGACCCGGCCGAGTTGGGCACCGAACGGATCCCCGCGAACGGCACGGTCGCCGTCGGCGACGGCGGCGACGGGACGGTCGTGATCGACCGCTCGCACACCAATCGGTTTAGCCGGACCGACATCGACCCGCTGTACGGCGCGCTCTCGCGGGCCGGCTACGACGTGGCGATCCACGACCGCGGCGACCTGGCGCCGGCGCTCGCGAACGCCAGCGCCGTCGTGGTGATCGACCCGGCGGTCGAGTACGACGAGGCGGACACCGACGCGCTGGCGGCGTTCACCGAGGGCGGCGGCCGCCTGCTCGTGCTCGGCGAGCCGAACCGCGTCGTCGTCGGCGGCGGTCTCGGCGGGGTCACCACGTCCCAGCGCCACAGCCACCTGGCGAACCTCGCCGCCGAGTTCGACCTCGACTTCTCGACGGGGTACGTGTACCACCAGCGCGCCCACGACGGCTACTACAAGAACCCGCTCGCCGAGCCGGTCGGCGACGCCGCCGGCAACGGCGCCGACGTGGCGCTGTACACCGCCGCGACCGTCCGGTCGACCGGCGACGGCGACCCGGTGCTCCGGATGCGTCCGGGCGGGCGCCTCTCCGGCAGCGACGAGGTCCGGCCGTACCCGGTGGCCGTCCGCGACGGGAACGTGCTCGCCGTCGGCGACGCCTCCTTCGTCGCCCCCGGCCGGTACAACGTCGGCGACAACGAGCGGTTCCTGAGCTACGTCGTCGCGTTCCTCGCCGGCGGGGAGCGCCCGGACGACCCGGCGGGTGCCGACGCCGGCCGCGACGGGGGCGACGGGACCGACGGCGACGGCCGCGACGGGACGCCGACCGGTTCCGACTCCGGGACGCCGGGGACGACACCGACCCCGGCCGGGACGCCGAGTGGGACGCCGGAGCCGACGGGGACGCCGGAGCCGACGGGGACGTCGGAGCCGGCGGGGACGCCGGAACCGACCGGCACGCCGTCGGGACCGGGGACGCCCGGCACCTGA
- a CDS encoding anthranilate phosphoribosyltransferase: protein MAKATTDETTEFGEWPLKRLMTEVCGSGPKSAGDMTRDQATEAMRRIFAGEPDHTTLGAFWLANRWKRNNPEELAAYVDEMCARVEYAEPDADPVDCGANYDGKGETAILGAAAGIVAAGAGTPVVVHSGDRVPTQKQDAYKHVLDELGVATELTPRDSAEMVDDTGFGFYYQPAFNPAVHDLWERRDEMGVRSFVNTIETLANPAGASTHLGSFYHLAFAKKVVDTFVESEVHDLDRVIMFQGMEGYDDIRPGYTKVAEWTAGDGGSEGDSFTDFEIETAEYGMDFEEADLEVDDVAVDSATLTEAVVRGERDDHWTDAVALNAAFRIYAGGDAADLDEGLEQARNAIGDGSAAAVLEALRAF, encoded by the coding sequence ATGGCGAAGGCGACCACCGACGAGACGACGGAGTTCGGGGAGTGGCCGCTCAAGCGGCTGATGACGGAGGTCTGCGGCTCCGGTCCCAAGTCCGCGGGCGACATGACCCGCGACCAAGCGACCGAGGCGATGCGGCGCATCTTCGCCGGCGAGCCGGACCACACGACGCTGGGCGCCTTCTGGCTGGCGAACCGCTGGAAGCGCAACAACCCCGAGGAGCTGGCGGCGTACGTCGACGAGATGTGCGCGCGCGTCGAGTACGCCGAACCCGACGCCGACCCCGTCGACTGCGGCGCCAACTACGACGGCAAAGGGGAGACGGCGATCCTCGGCGCGGCAGCGGGCATCGTCGCCGCCGGCGCCGGCACGCCGGTCGTCGTCCACTCGGGCGACCGCGTCCCGACCCAGAAACAGGACGCGTACAAGCACGTCCTCGACGAACTGGGGGTCGCGACGGAGTTGACGCCGCGCGACTCCGCCGAGATGGTCGACGACACCGGCTTCGGCTTCTACTACCAGCCGGCGTTCAACCCCGCGGTCCACGACCTGTGGGAGCGCCGCGACGAGATGGGCGTGCGCTCGTTCGTCAACACCATCGAGACGCTCGCCAACCCCGCCGGGGCCTCGACGCATCTCGGCTCCTTTTACCACCTCGCGTTCGCGAAGAAGGTCGTCGACACGTTCGTCGAGAGCGAGGTCCACGACCTCGACCGCGTCATCATGTTCCAGGGGATGGAGGGGTACGACGACATCCGCCCCGGCTACACGAAGGTCGCGGAGTGGACCGCCGGCGACGGCGGCAGCGAGGGCGACTCCTTCACCGACTTCGAGATCGAGACCGCGGAGTACGGCATGGACTTCGAGGAGGCGGACCTCGAAGTCGACGACGTCGCGGTCGACTCCGCGACGCTGACGGAGGCGGTCGTGCGTGGCGAGCGCGACGACCACTGGACCGACGCGGTCGCGCTCAACGCCGCGTTCCGCATCTACGCCGGCGGCGACGCCGCCGACCTCGACGAGGGGCTCGAGCAGGCCCGGAACGCCATCGGCGACGGCTCCGCGGCCGCGGTCCTCGAAGCCCTGCGCGCGTTCTGA